The Naumannella cuiyingiana DNA window AGTTCGCCGACTACAGCGACGAGGAACTGGTCGAGATCTTCGCGCTGCTCGCGGAGGCGGCCGATTACGACCTCGCGCCGCAGACCATCGCCGCCTTCGCCGAGCTCGCGGCCGCCCAGGAGCGGGGCCCGGCCTTCGGCAATGCGCGGTACGCCCGTAACTGCCTCGAGGCCGCGATCGGCGCGCACGCGTGGCGACTGCGCGATGTCGAGCAGCCGAGTCTCGAACAGCTCCGCGAGCTGCGCCCCGAGGACCTGACCGAACCCGACCCCGACCGCAGGCAGGATGAGGCATGAGTCAGCCACGAGCAGGCACGAGTCGGGGGCAGGCTCCCGGCTTCCCGTTCGCGTCCGCCCCGGGGACGCACGCACCGGCACCCCAACCACCGGCACCGGCACCCCAACCACCGGCACCAGCACCCGGCCGGCCGCAACCCTCCCCCGCACCGGCCGGCCCTTCCGCCCGCCGCGCGGCCGCGGCGCCGGCCCGACCTGCCTATGCCCGACCGGCGCTGTCGACGCCGCGCTGGCTGCGCCGGGCGCAGGTGCTGATCAGCGTCGGCTGCCTGCTGCTCGGCATCCTGGCGACCGGGGTGCTGGCCTCCAACCGTTCCTCGGTCACGGCGCTCAGCGCGAATGTCGACCAATTGCTTCGCATCCAGACCATCCAGTCCAGCCTCCTGGCCGCGGACGTGGCGGCGACCAACTCCTTCCTCGGCAGCGAATCGGCGAGCCCGGCGCAGTTGCAGCGCTTCGACGACGCGATCAACGCGACGAGCGCCGAGATCGTCCGGGCCAGCCGGGCACAGCCGGCCGATGCCGCCGCCCTCGCCGCGCTGAACGAGCAGGTGCTGCGCTACACCGAGGCGATCGAGGCGGGCCGGACCAACAACCGGCAGGGATTCCAGGTCGGCACGGCGTACCTGTCCGACGGTTCGGCCACGCTTCGCGAGCGCGCGATGCCGATCGTCGATTCGCTGCTGGCGGCGAACACCGAGCGGATCCGCGCCGAGACGGCGGCGCTCGGTGGCCTCGGCCTGGTGGCGGCCTTCCTCGCGCTGGCGGTACCGGCCGCGATGGCCTGGTTCTGGGTGCAGATGGCGCGCCGGTTCCGCCGCTACGTCAACATTCCGTACGCCGTGGCCGCGGGCGCCGCCGCGCTCGCCGCGCTGATCCTGCTGATCTCGGTGGGCTCGTCGATGGCCACGGCCGCCGCGCTGGACCGCGACCGGATCACCCCACTGTCGGCCCTGGCCGCCGCCCGCGGCGACGCGGCGGACGCGAAATCGTATGAGGCGCTGCGGCTGATCGAGCAGTCCGGGCGCGACGGCCACGAGGAGAGCTGGGTCGAGGCCGACACGGCCGTGGCCGATGCCCTGGCGGGGGCCCCCGGTCTGGCGGGCCTGTGGCAGGCCTACCGCGACGTACACGGCGAGATCGTCACGCTGGACACGGACGGGAACTGGGCCGGCGCGGTGCAGATCGCGACCACCGACGAACCCGGCGGATCGAACAGCCGGTTCGCCGAGTTCGACAAAGCCGCGGCCGACGCCATCGCCGCCGATGCGGCCGTGGTCTCGAGGCAATTGGCGAACACCGCGACCTGGCTCACCGTCGCGGCGATCGCGACCGGACTGCTGGCGGCCGTCGGCATCGTCGGCGCCGCGGTCGGCATCAACCTGCGGATCAAGGAGTACCAGTGACCAGTACGAGCACCGCGCGGGTACGCCGGCCCCTCCCCCTGCGCCCGTCCCTCGCGCTGATCGCGGCGCTGCTGGCGGTGCTGCTGTCCGGCTGCGCCGCCAGCTACGCCGAGACGCCGGTGCCGCAGCCGACACCGGAGCCGGCCCCGACCCCGCCGGCGGCGGGCGGCGGCCCGAGCTGCGACAACGCGCTGCAGAGCTACGCCCCCGAGGGTGCGCTGCCGGCACCGGGCAAGATGCCGGCCGGCTCGACGATGGCCGAGATCGCCAAGCGCGGTCGGTTGATCGTCGGCGTCTCCTCCGACAGCCGGCTGCTCGGCGCGCGCAACCGCACCAGCGGACGGATCGAGGGCTTCGACACCGATGTGGCCAGATCGATCGCGGCCGCCATCTTCGGCGACGCGAACCGGATCGAGCTGCGGGTGATCACCGCCAGCCAGCGCATCCCACTGCTCGCCGACGGGGAGGTCGACCTGGTGGTGCGCAATTTCACGATCAACTGTGACCGGTGGAAGGAGATCGCGTTCAGCGCCGAGTACTACCGCGCCGGCACCAAGGTCCTCGGTCCCCGCGGCGACGCGATCATCAACCTGGGCAGCCTCGACGGCCGCCGTGTGTGCATGCCGAGCGGGACCACCCAGGCGGCCCTGCTCGCCCGGGACGCGCCCGGCGCCATCCCGGTCGAGGCCGCCAACCACACCCAGTGCCTGCGGCTGTTCCAGACCGGCCAGGCCGACGCGATCATCGGCGACGACGCCGTGCTCGCCGGGCTCGCCAGCCAGGACCCCTATGCCAAGGTGATGCAGATGCCGCCGATCACGCCCGAGCCGTACGGCGTCGGGGTGAATGCGGAGAACGTCGACCTGGTCCGGTTCGTGAACGGCGTGCTGGAGCGCCGCGCGGCCGACGGCGAATGGCAACGCAGCTACGACCGCTGGCTCCTGCCCTACCTGGGCAAGGGCGCGCCGCCCAAGCCCGCCTACGGCAGGAACCCGTGACGACGCTCACCGCGGCGCCGATACCACCCGGCCGGCTCGGCGTACCGGTCGAGCCGGCCGCGATGCAGCGCTATCTGGCGGCCCTGCTCACCTGGTCCGACGACCGCCGGGCCGAGCTGACCGCCCTGGACGAGGCCGTCCTCGCCCAGCCCGAACCGCAGCGCCGCGCGTTGACCCGTGACGTGATGTTGTCGCTCGCCCTGTGGCAGGCGGTGCGGGACCGGCTCGACCTGCTGATCGCCACCTGGGACTCCGGGCGGGTGGACGCGGTACGCCGTGAGCGACTGTCGTCGCTGATCTGGGGCCGGCTGGACGCGACCCTGGATCCGTCCCTGCTGGTCGGCGACGACGAGGCCCGTCCCGCGGGATTCGCGGTCTCGCTGCCCGAGGCCTGCCGCCTCTCCGATGCCCTGGCCGGTCAGCTACGGGCGCGGCTCGGTCATGGCCCCGACGCCAGCGGACTGCTCACCCGGCTGCGCCAGCTCCGCGCGCAGCTCGACCGGATCCGCGACCAGGTGGCGCTGGAGCCCGAGGCCGGGCGCCCGGCGGCGCAGGCGGCACTGACCCGGCTGGCCGACCGGGTCGCCGAACTCCAGGCGCGCGCGGAGCGCGGCGGCGACATCGGTGGGATGCTGGGCCCGGCCGAGATCGACGCGGCCCGGCTGGAGCGCGACCTGATCGTCGGCGGCGCCGAACGACGGGCCGCGGGCGCGCTGAGCGAGCAGGCCCGGGAACTGCGCGCCGATCTGGTCGCCCGGGCGGCCGCCCTGCGCCAGCTCGTCGACCAGACCGTGCGTCGGGTCGCCCCGGCGCCGAAGTACGCGGTGCCCGACGTCACCGCACTCGGCGACCCGCCGGCGGGCCGGGCCGAGCTGACCGCCTACCTGGCGCGGCTGGACCAGGTGAGTCGTGCACTCCAGGTCGTGCAGCACGCCTACAGCGCCGCCCTCGCCGAGCACACCTCCCTCGGCGGCCGGCTCGACGTTTCGCAACAGCGCGCCGCCGTGGTGGGGCTCGCGGGCGACCGGGTACTGACCGGGATCGCCGCCCTGACCGAGGAGGCGCTGGCCGCCGATCCGACCCCGATGGTGCTGGCGCGCCAGTTGACCGACGCCTACGACACGGCGCTGGCCTGGCGGTCCGGGCTGACGCGCCGACCGGAGCCGCCGACGAAGCAGTCACCGCAGAAGCAGTCACCGCAGAAGCAGTCACCGCAGAAGGAGACAGCGCAATGAAGTGCACCCAGCCCGGCTGCGCCGGCGAGATCGCCGACGGGTACTGCATGATCTGCGGGCTGCCCGCGGCCACCCCCGCCGACGCCGGCCCGGACACCTCGGCGATGCCCGCGACCCAGCCCGCGCGCCCGCCCGCTCCCGCGCGCCCGCCGGCCCCCGTTCGCCCCTCCTCGGCCACCGGCCGAGGCCCCTCCTCGGCCACCGGCCGATGCCGCCAGCCCGGCTGTTCGGGCGCCATCGCCGACGGGTACTGCGACGTCTGCGGTACGCCGGCCGCGGGCCCGGGGTCGTCGTCGGCCGCCGACGCGCCGGACTCGGGCCCGTCGGGGCTGTCCACGCGTACCCGCGGCTCGTCCCGGCTGGACTCGACGGCCCTGGGCTCCGCGCGGCTGGCGGGCGACAGCGTCGCCACCCGCCGGACCGGCGGCTCGCAGCGGCTGCGCTCGACGGGTCGGATCGGCGCGGGACTGGTCCGGGTACCGCCGGCACCGACGACGGATCCGGCGGAGGCGGTGATGGCCAACCCCGTCGTCCCGGAGAACAAGCGACACTGCCCTAGCTGTCAGTCCCCGGTCGGCCGCTCCCGCGACGGGCGGCCCGGCCGCACCTCGGGGTTCTGCCCGAACTGCCGCAATCCGTTCTCCTTCGACCCCAAACTGGCACCGGGTGATTTGATCGCACACCAGTACGAGGTGGCGGGCTGTCTGGCCCACGGCGGCATGGGCTGGATCTACCTGGCCCGGGACAAGAATGTCTCGGACCGCTGGGTGGTCCTGAAGGGCCTGCTCAACTCCGGCGACGCCGATGCGCTGGCCGCAGCGCTCGCCGAGCAGCAGTTCCTGGCCCAGGTCGAACACCCCTCCATCGTGGAGATCTACAACTTCGTCACCCACGACGACGCCGGCTACATCGTGATGGAGTACGTCGGCGGTCGGTCGCTGAAGCAGTTGCTGAAGGACCGGATGCGGGCCAACGACGGCGCGTACGACCCGCTGCCGCTGGACCAGGCGATCGCCTATGTGCTGGAGGTGCTGCCCGCGCTGCAGTACCTGCACGATCTCGGCCTCGTCTACTGCGACTTCAAGCCCGACAACGTCGTCCAGGTCGGCGACGGGCTGAAGCTGATCGACCTCGGCGGGGTACGCCGGATCGACGACACCGAATCCGCCATCTACGGCACCATCGGCTACCAGGCCCCCGAGGTCGCCCGCGTCGGGCCGAGCATCGCCTCCGATGTGTACACGATCGGACGGACGCTGCTGGTGCTGGCCGCGGAGTTCCGCGGCTACCAGACAACTTGGCAGGAGTCGCTGCCGGGCGCGGCCGAGATCCCGCTGCTCGGCGAACGCGACTCGCTGCACCGGTTGCTGCAGAAGGCCTGCGCCGCGGACCCGGCCGACCGGTTCGCCTCCGCCGACGAGCTGCGTACCCAACTGCTCGGTCTGCTCCGCGAGGAGGTCGGTCGCGGTTCGTCGAGTCTCGCGCCGACCAGCGCGCCGTCGGTACTGTTCGAGACGCCGCAGGTGTCGGGCAACGACCTCGGACCCGACGAGCTGCCGCCGCTGCGCGAGGACCCGACGGATCCGCAGTTCGCCTGGCTGTCGAATATCGACGTCACCGATCCCGCCGAACGGCTGCGTGCGCTCGACGCGGCGCCGGCGACCAGCCCGGAGGTGGCGCTCGACCGGGCCCGCTGCGCCCTGGCCCTAGGCAACCGGGAGCTGTTGGAGCGCGCCTGCGCGCAGATGCTCGCCGAGGATCCGTGGGAGTGGCGGGCCGTGTGGATGCAGGGCCTGGCGGCCCTGGCCGAGCGCCGCTTCGGCGACGCGCAGAAGGCGTTCAATGCCGTCTACGGCCAGGTGCCGGGCGAGCTGGCGCCGAAGCTGGCGCTCGGCCTGGCCTGCGAGCTGGGCGGTGAGCCGGCGATCGCCGAAGCGCTGTACCGGGTCTGTGCCGGCACCGACGCCGCCTATGTCGTGCCGGCCGCCTTCGGCATCGCGCGGCTGCGCGAGGGGGCGGGCGATCTGCCCGGCGCGATCGACGCGCTCGGCCTCGTGCCGGTCACCAGCCGGGCCCACGGCGAGGCCGCGCAACTGCGCGCGCGGCATCAGCTCGCGCTCAGCTCGGGCCCGGCCGACCTGGCCCGGGCCCTGGACTCGATCACCGACGCGCCGATGGAACCCGTCGATCGGGAACGGTTCACCGCCGAGGTGCTGGAGGCGGCGCTGGGCTTCGTGCGGGGCGGCGGTCCCCGGCAGCCGGCGGCACCCGCCGGGGGTGTCCGGATCGGGCGCTACGCTGCCACCGAGCCCGAGCTGCGCGACGGCCTGGAGGCCACCTACCGTCAGCTCGCGTCCCACGAGCCCGAGAAGCGGGTCGCGTGGGTCGACCGGGCGAACGCAATCAGGAACTGGAGTCTCACGTGACGAAGCCTGCGGCCGATGCCGGCGTCGGCGCGGCGCCCCCCACCTGCCCGGGCTGCGGTGCCGAGGTCTCCCCCCACGAGTCGTTCTGCGAGAGCTGCGGCCACGAGCTCGATCCGACCGAGCGTGCCCCGGAGCGCGGTCTCGCCGACGCCCCGATCAACCTGAGCCGTTCGGTCCGCGCCCACAGCGTCGATCTCGGCTTCGCGGGCGGTGAGCATGCCCGGACCTGCGCCGACTGCGGTGGCGCGGTCGATGTCGAGGGCTGGTGCGAGGTCTGCGGCGCCAAGGCTCCGCGGGCGCGGGACCGGTTCGGCGAGGCTCCCGCCGACTGGCTCGCCGGCACCTCCGATCTCGGCGTACGCCATCACCGCAACGAGGACGCGCTGGCGCTCGCCGCGGACGACCGCCCTGGTTCGCGCGGCGTGCTGGTGGTCTGTGACGGCGTGTCGACCGCGCCCGACTCCGACCGCGCGTCGCTGGCCGCCGCGCGGGCCGCCCGGGACCTGATGGCGAGCACCCATCGGGCCGGGCTCGGCACGGCCGAGTCGCGAGATGCCGCCCTGGTGCAACTGATCGTGGACGCGGTGGCGACGGCGAATGCGGCGGTGCTCGGCACGGCCGAGGACCCCGCCGGCGCCGACAGCGCCGCGTCCTGCACGTTCTCGGCGGCGATGATCACCGACGGCCTGGTCACCTGGGGCAACCTCGGCGATTCCCGCAGCTACTGGCTGCCCGACGAGGGCGAGCCGACGCAGTTGAGCACCGACGATTCCGTGGCCCAGGCCCGGATCGCGATGGGCGTCGACCGCGAGGAGGCCGAGAACTCCCCCGGCGCGCACGCGATCACCAAGTGGCTCGGGGCCGACGCGCCCGATCTGGCGCCACAGACGGGCCAGTTCCGGGTGCCGGGTCCGGGCTGGTTGCTGGTCTGCAGCGACGGCCTGTGGAACTACGCCTCGGCGGCGGACGACCTGGAGGCGGTGGTCGCCGAGCTGATCCTCGCCGATCCCGCCCGCAACCACGCCCCGCTCCGGCTGTCGGAGTTGCTGGTGGAGTGGGCGCGCGAGCGCGGCGGCCGGGACAACATCACGGCGGCGCTGGCCCGGTTCGGGCCGCAGCAGTGGTCGGGCCCCACCCTCCCGCCGCCGGCGGTCGAGGCGTCGCCGCTCGATCCGGAGTCCGATCAGGCCACCCGTCCGACCAGGTACGCCCCGGATGCCCCCGCCGGCCGTAGGCTGACTCGACACCCGCAGGACGCAACCCCGCAGGACTGAACCCCAGGAGCGCACACCGTGGCCCAGTTCACCTCCGCCGTCTACCAGAACGAGTTCTTGCCGGCCGGCGGGACCGACGTGCACGCGATCGTCAACGTGACCTGCTCCGACGCCGGACAGGCGGGCTCGGGCGGCGGACGGGCGGGCGAGATCGTGGTGGTGGACACCTCGGGGTCGATGGGCATCCAGAACATGGAGCTGGCCAAGCAGGCTGCGGTGGCTGCGGTGGAGCAGATCATCGACGGCACCTGGTTCGCCGTGGTGGCGGGCAATCACCGGGCCTATCTGGCGTACCCGCGCAATCCGGGCCCGGTCGGCATGGTGCAGATGAACCCCCAGACCAGGTTCGAGGCCGTGAACTCGATCCGCACGTTCCGCGCCGAGGGCGGGACGGCCATCGGCTCCTGGCTGAACCTGACCCGCGCGCTGTTCGAGTCCGTGCCGGATCTGTCCCAGCGACATGCGCTGCTGCTCACCGACGGTGAGAACCACAACGAAACCCCGGTACAACTCGACGCGGCCATCCGCGCGAGCATCGGCGCGTTCCAGGCCGACTGTCGCGGTGTCGGCACCGACTGGGTGGTGGCCGAGATCCGCCGGATCTCCCAGGCGCTGCTGGGCACGGTCGACATCATCCCCGAGCCCTCGATGATGCCGCGGGTGTTCGCCGAGCTGATCCAGCAGTCGATGGGGCGCGGGGTGGCCGAGGCGACGCTGCGGGTCTGGGCGCCCCAGGGCGCGCAGGTGCTGTTCTGCCGCCAGGTGCTGCCCCAGGTCGAGGACCTGACGCATCGCGGTACCCCGGTCAACCCGCTCACGGTCGACTTCCCGACCGGAGCCTGGGGCGATGAGTCGCGCGACTATCACGTGGCCGTGCGGTTGGCGGCGCGCGAGATCGGCCAGGAGCAGCTCGCCGCGCGCGTGCAGCTCGTGGTCGGCCAGCAGCCGGTGACGCAGGGGCTGGTGAAGGCGCGCTGGTCCGATGACGACGCGCTGACCACGCGGATCGACCCCGCGGTCGCGCACTACACCGGCCAGACCGAGCTGGCCGAGGCGATCCAGGCGGGCCTCGCGGCGAAGGCCGCCGGGCGTACCGATGAGGCGACCACCCGGCTCGGACGGGCCGTGCAGCTCGCGGCCGAGACCGGCAACGAGGAGGCGACGTCGCGGCTGCGCAAGGTGGTCGACGTCGACGATGCCGAGACCGGCACCGTCCGGCTGAAGAAGAGCGTCGACAAGGCCGACGAGATGGCGCTCGACACCGCCTCCACCAAGACGACCCGGACGCGAGGTTGAGTCCATGCCCACCTGCCCAGCCGGCCATGCCAGCACCGCCACGGACTACTGCGATGTCTGCGGGACGCCGCTGAACGGCGCCGGCGACGCGGCCCCCGCGCCGGTCGCCGGACAATCGCCCGCACCGGACGCCGCGGCGGCTCCGGACGCCGGACGGGGCGGGCCCGCGCCGGACCGGCCCGCCGCCCGAGACTGCCCGCACTGCGGCGCGGGCAATGCGGCCGGGGCGCTGTTCTGCGAGGCCTGCGGCTACGACTTCACCACGGGTACGCTGCCCCGCGGCGGCCTGCTCGACCTCGACGCGCCGCCGGTGGGCCGCCGTGGCGCCGGGCCGGTGCCCGACGCACCTTCCGGACCGCCCGCGCCCGCTGCACCGCCCGCACCGCAGCCGCCGGCACCCGAGCAGCCCGCACCGCAGCCGCCCGCACCGACCGCACCCGCTGCACCGCCCGCACCGCAGCCGCCCGCACCCGAGCAGCCTGCACCCGAGCAGCCCACACCGCAGAGCGCGGCACCCGCCGGCAGCAGCCCTGCCCGCGCCACGCCCACCCCCGAGCCGGGTCCGGCGTCCCAAGCCACGCCGGACCGGCCGGCGAACATCTCACCGAGCACGGACGCGGACTGGGTGGCGGAGCTGTGGATCGACCCCGAGTGGTATGCGATGCAGGAGAGCCCGGATCCGATGCCCTCACCCGGCCTGCCCCGGATCGTGCCCCTGCGGAATCGATCGCTGCTGATCGGTCGCGTCTCGCGTTCGCGCAACATCCACCCCGACATCGACTGCGATCCCGATTCGGGCATCTCGCGCCGGCACGCGCAACTGACCACCGACGGCACCCGGTGGTGGGTCGAGGACCTCGACTCCGCGAACGGCACCTTCGTCGCCGCAACGGGCCTGCCGCTGCCGGCCGACCCGCTGCCCAGCGGCGAACGCCGCGAGTTGGGCCCGGACGATCGGCTGTTCCTGGGGGCGTGGACGCGCATCTCGCTGCGTCCGGCCGCGCCCGGCGAGCTGACCGCGGGATAGGCCGTCAGCCCAGGTAGCCCTCGACCTCGCTCGCCGGCCGCTCGCGCGCCGAGTCCGGGTTCTGCCCGACCTCCTCCTTGGCCTCGCGCTGCCGTCGCAGGTCCCACAATCGGTCGAGCTCGACCTCGAGCTGGCCGATGCGTCCGGGTTCTGCATCGCCGGTGCCGTCGGACGCCCGTTCGCGCAGTCGTTTCTGCTCCTCGGCGAGCTCGTTGATCCGCGCGAGCAGTCCCGCGTCGTCGAGCTGGTTGGCGTTGACCTCGTCGTTGGCGCTCATGGCGCCCATTGTGCACCCCGGGCGCGTACCCGTTGCGCCGTCCGCGAACACCCCCGGCGGGCCGGTTCGGCGTGTGGAAGTCTGGAGGGGTGGCACCTCGCCACGGGTGATCAGGAGGCCGGAGTGGAAGTCAAGATCGGGATGCGGCAGGTGTCGCGCGAGCTGACCGTCGACACCGAACAGGGTGCCGATGAGGT harbors:
- a CDS encoding transporter substrate-binding domain-containing protein, with the protein product MTSTSTARVRRPLPLRPSLALIAALLAVLLSGCAASYAETPVPQPTPEPAPTPPAAGGGPSCDNALQSYAPEGALPAPGKMPAGSTMAEIAKRGRLIVGVSSDSRLLGARNRTSGRIEGFDTDVARSIAAAIFGDANRIELRVITASQRIPLLADGEVDLVVRNFTINCDRWKEIAFSAEYYRAGTKVLGPRGDAIINLGSLDGRRVCMPSGTTQAALLARDAPGAIPVEAANHTQCLRLFQTGQADAIIGDDAVLAGLASQDPYAKVMQMPPITPEPYGVGVNAENVDLVRFVNGVLERRAADGEWQRSYDRWLLPYLGKGAPPKPAYGRNP
- a CDS encoding protein phosphatase 2C domain-containing protein, coding for MTKPAADAGVGAAPPTCPGCGAEVSPHESFCESCGHELDPTERAPERGLADAPINLSRSVRAHSVDLGFAGGEHARTCADCGGAVDVEGWCEVCGAKAPRARDRFGEAPADWLAGTSDLGVRHHRNEDALALAADDRPGSRGVLVVCDGVSTAPDSDRASLAAARAARDLMASTHRAGLGTAESRDAALVQLIVDAVATANAAVLGTAEDPAGADSAASCTFSAAMITDGLVTWGNLGDSRSYWLPDEGEPTQLSTDDSVAQARIAMGVDREEAENSPGAHAITKWLGADAPDLAPQTGQFRVPGPGWLLVCSDGLWNYASAADDLEAVVAELILADPARNHAPLRLSELLVEWARERGGRDNITAALARFGPQQWSGPTLPPPAVEASPLDPESDQATRPTRYAPDAPAGRRLTRHPQDATPQD
- a CDS encoding DUF2630 family protein, with the protein product MSANDEVNANQLDDAGLLARINELAEEQKRLRERASDGTGDAEPGRIGQLEVELDRLWDLRRQREAKEEVGQNPDSARERPASEVEGYLG
- a CDS encoding serine/threonine-protein kinase codes for the protein MKCTQPGCAGEIADGYCMICGLPAATPADAGPDTSAMPATQPARPPAPARPPAPVRPSSATGRGPSSATGRCRQPGCSGAIADGYCDVCGTPAAGPGSSSAADAPDSGPSGLSTRTRGSSRLDSTALGSARLAGDSVATRRTGGSQRLRSTGRIGAGLVRVPPAPTTDPAEAVMANPVVPENKRHCPSCQSPVGRSRDGRPGRTSGFCPNCRNPFSFDPKLAPGDLIAHQYEVAGCLAHGGMGWIYLARDKNVSDRWVVLKGLLNSGDADALAAALAEQQFLAQVEHPSIVEIYNFVTHDDAGYIVMEYVGGRSLKQLLKDRMRANDGAYDPLPLDQAIAYVLEVLPALQYLHDLGLVYCDFKPDNVVQVGDGLKLIDLGGVRRIDDTESAIYGTIGYQAPEVARVGPSIASDVYTIGRTLLVLAAEFRGYQTTWQESLPGAAEIPLLGERDSLHRLLQKACAADPADRFASADELRTQLLGLLREEVGRGSSSLAPTSAPSVLFETPQVSGNDLGPDELPPLREDPTDPQFAWLSNIDVTDPAERLRALDAAPATSPEVALDRARCALALGNRELLERACAQMLAEDPWEWRAVWMQGLAALAERRFGDAQKAFNAVYGQVPGELAPKLALGLACELGGEPAIAEALYRVCAGTDAAYVVPAAFGIARLREGAGDLPGAIDALGLVPVTSRAHGEAAQLRARHQLALSSGPADLARALDSITDAPMEPVDRERFTAEVLEAALGFVRGGGPRQPAAPAGGVRIGRYAATEPELRDGLEATYRQLASHEPEKRVAWVDRANAIRNWSLT
- a CDS encoding VWA domain-containing protein, with the protein product MAQFTSAVYQNEFLPAGGTDVHAIVNVTCSDAGQAGSGGGRAGEIVVVDTSGSMGIQNMELAKQAAVAAVEQIIDGTWFAVVAGNHRAYLAYPRNPGPVGMVQMNPQTRFEAVNSIRTFRAEGGTAIGSWLNLTRALFESVPDLSQRHALLLTDGENHNETPVQLDAAIRASIGAFQADCRGVGTDWVVAEIRRISQALLGTVDIIPEPSMMPRVFAELIQQSMGRGVAEATLRVWAPQGAQVLFCRQVLPQVEDLTHRGTPVNPLTVDFPTGAWGDESRDYHVAVRLAAREIGQEQLAARVQLVVGQQPVTQGLVKARWSDDDALTTRIDPAVAHYTGQTELAEAIQAGLAAKAAGRTDEATTRLGRAVQLAAETGNEEATSRLRKVVDVDDAETGTVRLKKSVDKADEMALDTASTKTTRTRG
- a CDS encoding FHA domain-containing protein, which gives rise to MPTCPAGHASTATDYCDVCGTPLNGAGDAAPAPVAGQSPAPDAAAAPDAGRGGPAPDRPAARDCPHCGAGNAAGALFCEACGYDFTTGTLPRGGLLDLDAPPVGRRGAGPVPDAPSGPPAPAAPPAPQPPAPEQPAPQPPAPTAPAAPPAPQPPAPEQPAPEQPTPQSAAPAGSSPARATPTPEPGPASQATPDRPANISPSTDADWVAELWIDPEWYAMQESPDPMPSPGLPRIVPLRNRSLLIGRVSRSRNIHPDIDCDPDSGISRRHAQLTTDGTRWWVEDLDSANGTFVAATGLPLPADPLPSGERRELGPDDRLFLGAWTRISLRPAAPGELTAG